In Fusarium oxysporum f. sp. lycopersici 4287 chromosome 9, whole genome shotgun sequence, the genomic stretch CGTCATTGTGCTCAACATTGTCGTTGGTTTCCTTCAAGAGTTCCAAGCGGCCAAGACTATGGACTCCCTGCGTTCTCTTAGCTCTCCTACCGCCCACGCTGTCCGCAACGGTAACAACCAAGTTGTCGTGACTGCTGAGATTGTCCCTGGTGACATGGTTGAACTCAAGACTGGCGACACCATTCCTGCGGATATTCGTCTTGTCGAGGCTGTCAACTTTGAAACCAACGAAGCACTTCTCACCGGCGAGTCTCTCCCTGTTCGCAAAGAGATCAACAAGACCTTTCCAGACGATACTGGCCCAGGTGATCGGCTTAACGTTGCTTATAGCTCGTCTACTGTGACAAAGGGACGAGCTCGCGGCATTGTCTTTGCTACTGGCACCTACACTGAGATCGGTCAGATTGCTGTTGCTCTTCGCGGCAAGTCATCCAAGCGCCGACAGCCAAAGAGGGATGCCGAGGGTAACACCAACTTTGGTCGCTGGATGCAAGCTTGGACTTTGACTGGTTCTGATGCTGTTGGGAGATTCCTTGGTGTCAATGTCGGTACTCCTCTTCAGCGCAAGCTCTCCAAATTGgccatcattcttctcggAACGGCTATTGTGTGTGCTATTATTGTTCTGGCGGCCAATGATTTCAGCTCGCAGAGGGAAGTCATCATTTATGCTGTGGCAACTGGTCTCTCTATGATCCCAGCTTCTCTGATTGTTGTTCTGACTATCACTATGGCTGCTGGCACAAAGCGTATGGTCCAGAGACATGTCATTGTCCGTAACCTGAAGAGTTTGGAAGCTCTGGGTGCTGTAACCAGTAAGTACCACTCAATGTTACACAAACATAGCTAACCTTTTAGACATTTGCTCTGACAAGACTGGAACTCTTACTCAAGGTACCATGATCGTCAAGAAGGCTTGGATCCCTGGACGTGGCACATACTCTGTTGGCGCTTCCAATGAACCATTCAACCCTACCCTTGGAGACATCACCCTTACCGAGGACCAGCCCAAGAACATCAACTTCCAGAGTGAAAAGTCCGAAGGTACATCAATCGACCCCGCTTCCCAGCCTGCCCAAGACCCCAGTCTTGTCGAGTACCTCAATGTCGCCTCGCTTGCCAATCTTGCTACTGTCCATGAGATTGAAGGCGAGTGGCATGCTCGTGGAGACCCAACTGAGATTGCTATGCAAGTATTTGCTTCAAGATTCAACTGGAATCGTATGCGATTGTCCTCTGGTGATAACCCCCGCTGGCGTGAGGTTGCCGAATTCCCTTTCGATTCAGATGTCAAGAAGATGTCCGTCATTTTCCACGACAGCGAATCTCAGAAGCAGTGGGTTTTCACAAAGGGTGCGGTTGAGCGTGTCTTGACTTCATGCCCCGTCTATGCTGTTGGCGACGAGATTCTCGAGTTCACCGATGCCATTAAGGAAGATGTTTTGAGCAACATGGAATCCCTGGCTCGACTTGGTCTCCgtgttcttgctcttgccaGCCGAACGGATATCCCACACGTCGAAGATAACGAGGCTGAACTTGATCGTGGACTCTTCGAGAAAGACCTTGTCTTCCGTGGCCTTATCGGCTTGTATGATCCTCCTCGCCCTGAATCTGCCCCTTCAGTCAGGAAATGTCACGAAGCTGGTGTCAGCGTTCACATGCTTACTGGCGACCACCCTGAAACAGCCCGTGCTATCGCTTTGGAAGTTGGTATTCTACCTGCCAAGATGTCCGAGATCCCCAAGGATGTCGCCAAGGTCATGGTTATGGCTGCTTCAGAGTTTGACAAACTctccgatgatgagatcgaCCAGCTTCCACTTCTGCCTCTTGTCGTCGCTCGGTGTGCCCCTCAGACCAAAGTCCGCATGATTGAAGCTCTTCATCGTCGCAAGGCTTTCGTCGCCATGACCGGTGATGGTGTCAATGACTCGCCCAGTTTGAAGCGATCAGACGTGGGTATTGCTATGGGACAGGCTGGATCTGACGTTGCCAAGGAAGCGTCCGACATTGTCTTGACTGATGACAACTTTGCTTCTATTCTCAACGCTGTTGAGGAAGGCCGAAGAATGTTTGACAACATCCAAAAGTTCATTCTACACGTTTTGGCTGAGAATATTGCTCAAGCTTGTACGCTCCTGATCGGTCTTGCTTTCAAGGATAGAAACAACTTGTCGGTTTTCCCTCTCGCACCTGTCGAGATTCTctggatcatcatgatcacaTCTGGTATGCCTGATATGggtcttggctttgagattGCCGCCCCAGATATCATGCAGCGTCCTCCTCAAAACGTATGTTTCCCCCCTTCTCTTTATGAAATCCTACTAACCTGTGTAGTTGAAACAAGGTGTATTTACTCCTGAACTCATGCTTGACATGGTCGTCTACGGCCTTTGGATGTCAGCCCTTTGCCTCGCTTCATTCGTCCTTGTTTTGTACGGCTTCGGCAACGGCGCTGATGACATTGGAGAGAACTGCAACAACACATACAGTGAAGACTGCAGGGTCATTTTCCGCGCTCGTTCAACAACTTTTGCATGCTTGACCTGGTTTGCCCTATTCCTCGCCTGGGAGATGATCAACATGAGAAGGTCTTTCTTCCGAATGCAAcccaagagcaagaagtACTTCACTCAGTGGATCTACGATGTGTGGAGGAACCCCTTCCTGTTCTGGGCCATTATCGCTGGTTTTGTTACCATGTTCCCCATCATCTATATCCCCGGACTCAACACCGTCGTCTTTAAGCATGCCCCTATCTCTTGGGAATGGGGTATTGTTTTTGTTGAAGCTGTGCTCTTCTTTCTCGGCATTGAATCTTGGAAATGGGCTAAGCGTATCTATTTCCGTCGCCAGGCTCGTAAGTCTACGGGCGGTGTCTCTGATCTGGAGACTCGCGTCTTTGGCAAGTATTATAACATGGGTGGAAGCCGTGATGAAGAGAGTGGCCACAATGAGAAGAGTTCCGATTAGCTGGATGAATGGGCCACAACCTGAAGTCTGGTAAGATGGTTGGTAAGTATGTCGTCAGTTAGATAGTCCACTCTGCAAGCGTGTAATCGTTAGTTTAGTTAAATCGATACCTAGTTAGCAAACTCGTTCATGATCCAGTGATGCTCGAAATAAGTCTTGATACAGTAGTCACTACCAGCCCACGAGCTACCAGTGATGAGTGGAAACTCGTTGCCCAGCTCGTTGCGTCTGGCTGGGTCACTCGCGGAGGTGTTTGTGAGGAGCCTGCAGAAGTACACCTTGATCAATAGGAGAGGCTGTAGACATTCGAGGAAGCAGGCTCACAAGCAGAACTTGCAttgattgatgagattgCCAGTGCTAGCAGCCGGCACCTTTCAATAGCTTCAACTCTGATTCATGGTGCCTGCTTCAAGCTGTTTCTTCGCCTTCACCTGGACCAtactctcttcttcctttcaactTTCCAACACCCCTTTATTGTCACATTCATCTCGTATCTTTATTCAGCGTATGGCCATCTGATTCTTTATTCGTATCTCGCTCATTTCACTTTATCCAAATTCTAGTTCATCTGGTAAGTTCATCAACCCCACCGGTAATAGCGAAACTGATGTGTTGAATAACAGCGTACGACCATCTCTTACAGTAGAATTAATTGAGATGAACTCCAAGCACACCAGTGGACTGAAGCGGAAGGCATCAGACAAGCTAGAAACTGTCTCCATGGATGAGTTTCTTCGCCGACTCGGTCCAGGAGGACGCAGAGACTGGGTCAATAAGACTCGAGGCACCATTGATCTTTTTGAAGCATATGAATCCAAAAACCCTGCTGAGACAACTCGCGACAACACTCAGCTGGGAGGTAAGAAACCATGGCAGAAAGAGTTTAACTATTCATTTACCAACAGCGATTCAGGTAACTCCAAGGCCGAGGGAACTTCCAACACCAAATCCTCACAGGACATGGACAATATTCGAAAAATTGGGCGTCTGATGGAACGTGttgaggctttggaggctgAGAACCGggctttgaagaagaagaactctGAGTTGGAGGACAAGCAAGCGAAGGTGGTGAAGCTGCTTACAGATGATTGAGAACAACTCACAACTCAACCAAGTAGTTGGCATGCTTCTGGGCTGCATTATCTGGATTTTGCTGGCAAGATGCATGCCGCTGATGGTAATGCTGGCATGAGCGGTTTACAAGATCTAGACCAAGGAAGATCAATATCGTTTCATCTCATCGTAGAGATGGCCAATCATTCAAGTTTGAGTGGTTTTTCGAATGACGAACAAGGTTGCATCGCATCCAACCATTCCCCTCTAAACATTCGGCTGTGTGACGACCCTTTCATTGGGAAAATGACGTATTTTGAGGCCGGCAAGTTGGCGGTGCGAATAACGATATCAGGTCTTTTCATGATTTGCCATATTGCAAtctcaagatgatgagaatacAATTGTGATAACAAACTTCTAATCGCGAGATAACAACTCGTTAATGCATTCACGTGCGTAATCTCACGATATTCCAGATGTTTCCTGCATCAAAGAGGGTGTACTAGAAATGGGACGACAAGGGTATTCCCCGTCACAACCGTTATGTACGACCAAAAAAATGACTGAAAAGGCTAGAATAACGGGATTAACAGAGAAATCCTTATTATCTTCATATATCGCCATCATTCGTTTAGCATCACACGCCGTTAATCAAGGCTTGGTACGTACCAGCCCCTCCAAATCCTGGGGTCTCAGGCCACTGCGTCATTGGATGTTATAGGCCCTCCCCGCCTCTTTTACTGATGATCTGCTCACGAGCACAGTGTTTCATCTTTCAACCTGATCTCGCGACTACATCACAGGCAAACACCACGTTCAACCGCACTTTATCTCAGATACAACGCCTTGGGCTTCAGCTCTGGCTTTAACCCTTTCAACTCAAGCTTCCGACTATACCAAAATGGCTTCTGCTGTTGATTCTCCCCCGGCGCACTCGCCTCCCACCCATCCTCCTCAACGACCTCGAGGTGAGTTGCCTGACACCATCTGTGACCTCTCTAACATTTCTAGGCATCCTCAAGAACTCGTATCAGAAATCTCCTCCCACTTCACCGAACCACGATCGACCTGCCAGCGACAAGGAGctcaccatcgccaacacTCAAATCAACGCTGGTCACCGTCGTTCCTCTTCTGGAGCTCGCCCCTCTGGATCCCGCCGACAATCAGGTGCCAACGGTTCCATCGGAGACGTTCTCGAACCCTCCCAACGGCTCAAGTGGGACGAGGCAAACCTCTACCTCACGGAGCAGGAGCGCTCCTCTACCATGAAGATCACAGAACCAAAGACTCCCTATGCCAAACACTACGACCCAGCCGAAGACCCGTCggacgaagacgaggatcCTCTGGCGGACGCTGGTGCTCGTCTTAAGAATTCACGTCCAAGCCGTGAAGATGACATTCCGGGCCTTTCGCTGGGCGAACCGGAAGAGGAGATCCCGGAAGCGGGCGCGCCGTCACCCCGCAGCGAAAAGAGCGTCCACGTCGACGACGAGAGCAGCATCGGCCACAAcgcggaggaggagctggcggGCATGTCTCCCGAGGAGCGTGAGAAGCACAGAAAGTTTGAACAGCTCCGAAAGAGACACTACGAAATGAAAAATGTGGCCCAGCTCCTGGGCCACCCCGAGACGCTCCcggatgaggatgaggatgacgagggtGAGGTGCCGCCTGTGCCACAGGTACCGCGCGTGCCCAACGGTACTGCGTAGGGTGCTGGGGAAGCATGATAAGGGTTGTGAGCTGGCTAGGGCATTAGGATGGAGTTTTGAGGATATCATTATTGGGCGttggcagaggaggagtgTGAGGTTATCTGATTACTCGCTCGCTTTCAAGATTCTGATGGAGACAAAGGGCACATAGTCTCATCGGTAGAGGTCATGTTTCATTTCCTAATATTTACGATTATCCACTCGTAACTGGTGTCGTTCGTGGTGTCGTTATGCTTATTGCCGATGGTTCACAGTAATCCCTTTCTTGCTAATTCAATCTTTCGAGCTGTTTCGCCTGGCCGGAATCCACCACGAGAAACACAAAGACGCTGTCCATCAGCTAATTCGAACTTTTCTTGCTGAGCATCCCAAGCGCAGGGACAGTGGTGAGGAAAGTGGACGCATGCGAGAGTATCGGGGCAGAGGTATTTGTCGCAGACAGCTGTACATGTTAGCAAAGCCAAAAGCTGGTAGATGTACTTACAGTTCTCGTAATTCTGCTTGTAGTGGTTCGCATCGCTTGGGTTGTTTTGCTGTTGCGCTTGATGGTGTTCGTGGCCTCCTTGCTGATTAAACATTTGATCAAAGAAGCCGCCAAATTGGGCATTGACCAAAGTCAAGAGAGACAGAACAGCAAAAAGATACCGcattttgttgatgattATTCTACAGAccaatgttgatgttgcAGCTGGAGTTTAGGGAAGCTGTCCACAtccttatcgataagcgATGACTAAGCGCAAAAACTCCATCAATTGAAGGATCAAGCGTTGCTAACCTCACTCAGCCCATATCGTCACGAATCGCCGGCATGAGGTTCCTCACGATGCAGCGGCCAATATTGGCTGCTGTGGCTAGTCTAGCCAGGCCGGCTTTCACACCTGTCACTCCTCTAGGTGTCCAATTGGCCAATTCCCTCGTCCAAGGTCATCGATTTGCCTCGGTCAAGTCACAGGGAGCatacaagaagaagcccaagagGGGTATTCCAAAAAAGCTCGGTGCAAAGCGTACAGGAGGTATGTTTACGCTGTGAATGGACCGGGCTGGGCTGACCTTTAGATCAATTCGTCATTCCCGGAAACATCCTCTACAAACAGCGCGGTACGCATTGGTGGCCTGGAGAGAACTGCATCATGGGCCGAGATCATACCATTCACGCAATGGCAACCGGATACGTCAAATACTACCGCGATCCCTCACTACACCCCGACCGCAAATACATCGGCGTAGTCTTCGACAAGAACGACACGCTACCATATCCCGCTCACGCCCAGCGCAAGCGAAAACTAAACATGACCGCCTTCCCCATCAAAGAAGTCGCCGCCCAACCCGAGATCTCGCCGTCCGGAATACCCTTCCAGGTCAACCGTGTCGAAGCGGGCGAACCAGACAGATTGCTCAAGCTGCGAAAGGACTACAGTTATCGTGAAGATAATTGGGCTATTGGAAAGCTGGCCAAGACGACGggcctcaagaccaagaggTTCAGGACGCGAAAGCAGTGGTTCAGACATAGACGATGGAGACGGGAGAGGGAACTCGAGGGGCAGAGAAAGGCGGAGCAGAAGAGGGCTGAGAGTGGTGGGGAGATTAAGGCTGTCAAGATGCTTAGCCAGAAGCAAGCTaagaaggcgaagaaggcttcaaagaagaaatagcCGTTAGATGCGACGGAAGAGGCTGCTGTAGAATAGGTGGACAAGTGTATGTATAGCTGTACATTATGAGACATGTCGAAATCATGAATCACTGCAGTAGAAGTGAACCTGAAAATAGATCTGTTTGTAAATTCCCAAACGGTATTAATTGCATGTAACGTTAATTGTGATAATACTGCGTTGGCGGAGAGGTCACTGTTGGAGGGGACCTGGGGAGGTATCTTCGCACCTTATTTCTGCAGCGAGGCACTTTAGGCCCCTAACCGCGCTATAACCTCGTTCGCGTTGGCGCGTCTCCAGTTCactttcatcatcagcctcactCACAGCGTTTCATCTCACCCGTGTGCAACCCGACTTGGGCTTCTTATTCGTTCCTTCATTTCACTTCTCAGTCCGTTTCTGCACTCGCCCATGGGATTTTTCGCAACCTACAGCCAATGCTTGACCCTACAATGCCCGGCAATGAAGACCCTTCAATGACAAAGAACACAGGCTTTATACCATGGAATCCAGCCCTCAAAGCCAACGTCAACATCCCGGAACCTTCACGTATCGTCAGCGACATCGTCGGTAGCGCAGCCGTCAAAGCTTCAGCGGCTGGTATACTATCAAGTAACCCTCGAATTCAAGCAGCTCAGTCTGAATGGGAACGTAGACAGTGTATGTCTCTTTTAAGGCGTCGTTCATTTCTGACATGACCAGCACAATACCTCTCAAAGGCTTCTGAATCGTCTCAAGTGATCCCTCAAAAGAGAAACTCACCGTCAGACCTTCTCCCAAAAAGGACTCCCGCTGATTACGCACGTGTTCGTGAAGCTCGTCGCTTTACGGAAGACGAAGTCGCTAGACAATTAGCTGAGATCAACAGTGCAGCTATCAAGAAGAGCGCCATGCATCATTCATCTCAATCTCCGGTGGTTTCTCTCACTGGGGCCGAGTTGCTCAAAAAGTACACTGGCCAAGggacaccatcaccaacacctgGACCAGCAAGATCGCCTGATTCTTTAGTACCTGATACTCGATTGGAGGcaatcatcatggctgaacCTGGTCGAGCCTACACTGTATATCCTTGTAGGTCCTCGAAATCAACTGCACCGAGCTGATCTAACATACTCAGTCCCCGAAGGTGGTTCTACCTCTGCTCGCGGGGCACTTATTCCGGCAAACTACAAACTTCACGATGACCCTGAACTTCCATATGTATGTCCTGTGCGAGATTGCCGCCGCGTGTTTGGCAAACTCAATGGTCTTGGTGGACATTTTGGCGCTGGCCATTGTTCGACGACATTCAATGACAACGGAGATGGCACATTATCCAAGGTCGGTAGCTATCAGAAGGATGGTCCTGGAGGCACACCTGGGATTGTTGTTTCCAGAAACCCACTCCCTCCTGATGCGCCACCTCCAGTTGATCCAGGATTGTCTGTGTTCGCTTCGTTCCAGCAAAACCGAGTATCTCGAGCTGCCGAACAGGAAAGAAAGACAACACGCTCACAGGATCGTACCTACCTGCCTCAAGCTATGCAAGAATCGGAGGTGAAGCAATATCTCCACCAACACCTCAGTCCAGCCCAAAAGTCTCACCAACGAGAGGACATCAATTTCATGTTGACATTGCCTCGCAGACGCGAGCTGCCCGAGAGTTGGAAGCATACCCACCGGGGAAGCAACCTGGATGTCACTCATTATTCCTGTGCAGTAGCATATCTCACAGGTACAGTTGTGGTTGGTAGCGAGCAGTGTACGGTTAATACCACTCGACCATCTGCACGACTATCGCAACCCTGCATCCGTCTCCCAATTGGCATGTCTGCGTCAGCGAAACAAGCATTTTCTGCTCTAGAGTCTTGCGTGGGATGCAGATACTGGTGTCATCTGCAGCGACGCTCAAACGGCTGTGACTGGTGTCCTGAGCCAAAACTGGGACGAGGGGCTTCTGGTTCATCGaggtcttcttctggggAACTGAATCCTCCGATGGATCTCGACGATTTTAAGGGTGTCGACACCATGACCGAGGTCCAGCCAAAGCGAAGAAAAAGACATTCTTCTGGGAATGATGTTGCCATGAGAGACCAAACACTTACCATCATGGGCAGACCTGAAATCGGCGTTGAATTGGAAATGGAGGATTGGGAGGTTGCTCCAGGAAGGATAAAGGATGAATCTTCCTCAGACAGTGAGTTTCCCGTTGTCTATGAGGCGCAGCTAACAGGACAGATGTCGCCTATTCCAACTCGTATCTCACCAGCGGTCAACCCGTCACCGTTTCCGAGGACGTCAGCTTCAACATCATGGTTCTCAAACCCGGTAGCGCTAATCATTGGGCTGTTGAAGACGACAAACTGCGAACATGCTCCGTCGCCTCAGGAAAGATTCGGGTCACGATGAACGAAAAGACATTTAATCTTGGCCCCAATGGCATGTTTGTTGTTAGACCAGGACAGACATGCAAGGTCGAGAATCGACTATACATGGATTCTGTGGTGCACTGCACTACTATCGGGGATTTTTCACTACAGTAAAGGCGTTTGGTTCGGATACATACCTTTTGGTTGGAGTTGAGGGCGCATTTCGGCATCGCACATCTGCATGCTATTTATCGATGGTGTTTAAAAAGCATTGGTGGTTACTGGGATGGGTTGAAACGGGTTAGCA encodes the following:
- a CDS encoding potassium/sodium efflux P-type ATPase, fungal-type; this translates as MGQNEEEKPHISGQANSPMTAPAHALTFEQVAQELNGNLDDGLTESEAKQRLETYGRNEFGEQEGVQPLKIFIGQIANALTLVLILAMAASFGIKSWIEGGVVAAVIVLNIVVGFLQEFQAAKTMDSLRSLSSPTAHAVRNGNNQVVVTAEIVPGDMVELKTGDTIPADIRLVEAVNFETNEALLTGESLPVRKEINKTFPDDTGPGDRLNVAYSSSTVTKGRARGIVFATGTYTEIGQIAVALRGKSSKRRQPKRDAEGNTNFGRWMQAWTLTGSDAVGRFLGVNVGTPLQRKLSKLAIILLGTAIVCAIIVLAANDFSSQREVIIYAVATGLSMIPASLIVVLTITMAAGTKRMVQRHVIVRNLKSLEALGAVTNICSDKTGTLTQGTMIVKKAWIPGRGTYSVGASNEPFNPTLGDITLTEDQPKNINFQSEKSEGTSIDPASQPAQDPSLVEYLNVASLANLATVHEIEGEWHARGDPTEIAMQVFASRFNWNRMRLSSGDNPRWREVAEFPFDSDVKKMSVIFHDSESQKQWVFTKGAVERVLTSCPVYAVGDEILEFTDAIKEDVLSNMESLARLGLRVLALASRTDIPHVEDNEAELDRGLFEKDLVFRGLIGLYDPPRPESAPSVRKCHEAGVSVHMLTGDHPETARAIALEVGILPAKMSEIPKDVAKVMVMAASEFDKLSDDEIDQLPLLPLVVARCAPQTKVRMIEALHRRKAFVAMTGDGVNDSPSLKRSDVGIAMGQAGSDVAKEASDIVLTDDNFASILNAVEEGRRMFDNIQKFILHVLAENIAQACTLLIGLAFKDRNNLSVFPLAPVEILWIIMITSGMPDMGLGFEIAAPDIMQRPPQNLKQGVFTPELMLDMVVYGLWMSALCLASFVLVLYGFGNGADDIGENCNNTYSEDCRVIFRARSTTFACLTWFALFLAWEMINMRRSFFRMQPKSKKYFTQWIYDVWRNPFLFWAIIAGFVTMFPIIYIPGLNTVVFKHAPISWEWGIVFVEAVLFFLGIESWKWAKRIYFRRQARKSTGGVSDLETRVFGKYYNMGGSRDEESGHNEKSSD
- a CDS encoding potassium/sodium efflux P-type ATPase, fungal-type — protein: MAASFGIKSWIEGGVVAAVIVLNIVVGFLQEFQAAKTMDSLRSLSSPTAHAVRNGNNQVVVTAEIVPGDMVELKTGDTIPADIRLVEAVNFETNEALLTGESLPVRKEINKTFPDDTGPGDRLNVAYSSSTVTKGRARGIVFATGTYTEIGQIAVALRGKSSKRRQPKRDAEGNTNFGRWMQAWTLTGSDAVGRFLGVNVGTPLQRKLSKLAIILLGTAIVCAIIVLAANDFSSQREVIIYAVATGLSMIPASLIVVLTITMAAGTKRMVQRHVIVRNLKSLEALGAVTNICSDKTGTLTQGTMIVKKAWIPGRGTYSVGASNEPFNPTLGDITLTEDQPKNINFQSEKSEGTSIDPASQPAQDPSLVEYLNVASLANLATVHEIEGEWHARGDPTEIAMQVFASRFNWNRMRLSSGDNPRWREVAEFPFDSDVKKMSVIFHDSESQKQWVFTKGAVERVLTSCPVYAVGDEILEFTDAIKEDVLSNMESLARLGLRVLALASRTDIPHVEDNEAELDRGLFEKDLVFRGLIGLYDPPRPESAPSVRKCHEAGVSVHMLTGDHPETARAIALEVGILPAKMSEIPKDVAKVMVMAASEFDKLSDDEIDQLPLLPLVVARCAPQTKVRMIEALHRRKAFVAMTGDGVNDSPSLKRSDVGIAMGQAGSDVAKEASDIVLTDDNFASILNAVEEGRRMFDNIQKFILHVLAENIAQACTLLIGLAFKDRNNLSVFPLAPVEILWIIMITSGMPDMGLGFEIAAPDIMQRPPQNLKQGVFTPELMLDMVVYGLWMSALCLASFVLVLYGFGNGADDIGENCNNTYSEDCRVIFRARSTTFACLTWFALFLAWEMINMRRSFFRMQPKSKKYFTQWIYDVWRNPFLFWAIIAGFVTMFPIIYIPGLNTVVFKHAPISWEWGIVFVEAVLFFLGIESWKWAKRIYFRRQARKSTGGVSDLETRVFGKYYNMGGSRDEESGHNEKSSD